In Carassius carassius chromosome 19, fCarCar2.1, whole genome shotgun sequence, a single genomic region encodes these proteins:
- the LOC132094835 gene encoding TGF-beta receptor type-1 isoform X2, giving the protein MSYLRCTEAALLLFTFVQLTAEPPPEGSGWSHLELAAVILVPSCLVCVGVILGKCAIQNLRCNHIKAHKQDPEEPLDDQTLVSPDKCLKELIYDMSSFGSGSGLPLLVQRTIARTIVLQESIGKGRFGEVWRGKWRGEDVAVKIFSTRDERSWFREAEIYQTIMLRHENILGFIAADNKDNGSWTQLWLVSEYHEHGSLFDYLNRYTVSVEGMIVLALSIASGIAHLHMEIIGTQGKPAIAHRDIKSKNILVKKNGTAVIADLGLAVKHDSNTNTVDIPINHRVGTKRYMAPEILDDSINTSSFESFKRADIYSLGLVFWELARRCSVQGIYEDFQLPYYDQVQSDPSVDDMRKVVCEQKLRPNIPNQWQSCEALRVMGKIMRECWYASPAARLTALRVKKTVPQVTVVKDIKE; this is encoded by the exons AGCCACCGCCTGAGGGGTCTGGGTGGAGTCATCTGGAACTAGCAGCCGTAATTCTTGTGCCATCGTGCCTGGTGTGTGTAGGTGTCATTCTGGGAAAGTGTGCCATACAAAACCTGCGGTGCAACCACATAAAAGCCCACAAACAGGATCCAGAGGAACCCCTGGATGACCAGACTCTGGTGTCACCTGACAAATGCCTAAAAGAGCTTATTTATGACATGAGCTCCTTTGGCTCGGGATCAG GACTGCCACTACTGGTCCAGAGAACGATTGCTAGAACTATTGTCCTGCAGGAGAGTATTGGAAAGGGGCGCTTTGGGGAAGTGTGGAGGGGCAAATGGAGGGGGGAGGACGTCGCTGTGAAGATCTTCTCCACACGAGATGAGCGTTCCTGGTTTCGTGAGGCTGAGATTTATCAGACCATTATGCTACGTCATGAGAATATTTTGGGTTTTATCGCTGCTGATAACAAAG ATAATGGCTCATGGACACAGCTGTGGCTGGTGTCTGAGTATCATGAGCACGGGTCTCTTTTTGATTACCTGAACAGATACACAGTATCAGTGGAGGGGATGATAGTTCTGGCACTGTCCATTGCCAGTGGCATTGCCCACCTGCACATGGAGATTATTGGCACTCAAG GGAAGCCTGCCATTGCCCACAGAGACATAAAGTCAAAGAACATTCTGGTAAAGAAGAATGGAACTGCTGTGATTGCTGATCTTGGTTTGGCTGTCAAACACGACTCCAACACCAACACTGTTGACATCCCCATTAACCACAGAGTGGGCACCAAGAG GTATATGGCTCCCGAGATCCTGGATGATTCCATAAACACGAGCAGTTTTGAGTCATTTAAGCGTGCTGATATCTATTCACTTGGCCTGGTGTTCTGGGAACTTGCTCGCAGATGTTCTGTCCAAG GGATTTATGAAGATTTCCAGTTGCCTTATTATGACCAGGTGCAATCAGACCCATCAGTGGATGATATGAGGAAGGTGGTGTGTGAACAGAAACTACGACCCAACATTCCCAACCAGTGGCAGAGCTGTGAG GCACTGAGGGTTATGGGTAAGATCATGCGGGAGTGCTGGTACGCCAGTCCAGCTGCTCGGCTGACAGCACTACGTGTCAAGAAGACTGTACCTCAGGTAACTGTGGTCAAGGACATTAAAGAGTAA